From the Bacteroidales bacterium genome, one window contains:
- a CDS encoding cupin domain-containing protein, whose amino-acid sequence MIIKNKNEVPFEDTKGYNRVIKQIFIGPKDGSNEIIMRYFSVSPGGATPYHKHDFPHLVKIEKGEGIAIDADKKEYKVEKGQLIYIHDNEIHGFKNTSTEAFEFICIVPERGEK is encoded by the coding sequence ATGATAATTAAAAATAAAAATGAAGTACCTTTTGAAGATACAAAAGGTTACAATAGGGTAATAAAACAAATCTTTATTGGACCAAAAGATGGTTCAAACGAAATTATAATGAGGTATTTTAGTGTTTCTCCCGGAGGAGCGACTCCTTATCATAAGCATGATTTTCCTCATCTTGTTAAAATTGAAAAAGGCGAAGGAATAGCTATTGATGCTGATAAAAAAGAATATAAGGTAGAAAAAGGACAACTTATATATATTCATGATAATGAAATTCATGGATTTAAAAATACAAGCACCGAAGCTTTCGAGTTTATTTGTATTGTTCCTGAAAGAGGAGAAAAATAA
- a CDS encoding YXWGXW repeat-containing protein encodes MNNLIKISIVVFFILFIFSNSDAQIVVKVKPVRPKVVVVKPARPGQNFIWVDGYWKTGPNNNYVWVKSHWKKNRKGHNWIPGHWKKVRSGWKWIPGHWKRH; translated from the coding sequence ATGAACAACCTGATAAAAATATCAATAGTAGTTTTTTTTATATTGTTTATTTTTTCTAATTCTGATGCACAAATAGTTGTTAAAGTAAAACCTGTACGACCAAAAGTTGTAGTTGTTAAACCTGCAAGACCGGGACAAAATTTTATTTGGGTTGACGGATACTGGAAAACAGGACCAAATAACAATTATGTTTGGGTTAAAAGCCACTGGAAAAAAAACAGGAAAGGACATAATTGGATTCCCGGACATTGGAAAAAAGTCAGATCAGGATGGAAATGGATTCCAGGACACTGGAAAAGACATTAA
- a CDS encoding MerR family transcriptional regulator gives MPYREKKIEKLFYTIGEVARMFNVNTSLIRFWEKEFDIIKPKKNKKGNRMFTKQDVDNFHIIFHLVKERGLTLKGAKSKLKENRDDTINNFEVIASLKEIKNMINDIKEVL, from the coding sequence ATGCCATACAGAGAAAAAAAAATAGAAAAGTTGTTTTACACTATCGGGGAAGTTGCCCGCATGTTTAATGTTAATACTTCTTTAATTCGTTTCTGGGAAAAAGAATTTGATATTATCAAACCGAAAAAAAACAAAAAAGGTAACAGAATGTTTACAAAACAGGATGTTGATAATTTTCATATTATATTTCATTTAGTTAAAGAAAGAGGGCTAACACTAAAAGGAGCAAAATCAAAATTAAAAGAGAACAGGGATGATACTATTAATAATTTTGAAGTTATAGCTTCTTTGAAGGAAATAAAAAATATGATAAATGATATAAAAGAGGTGTTGTAA
- a CDS encoding CapA family protein — protein sequence MRNCLLFIFSFYIFSGYSQDSIDTINSYKLPDTILLKTDTIVLINNIIPQLKDTISIIGVGDIMFGTNFPSDIYLPPEHDCSPLLEELIPILQNADITFGNLEGCFSDTAELEKKCKDTTKCYAFRMPNKFIKCIEEAGFDIISLANNHIGDFGEEGKNNTMNLLDSSGIYYAGLLTHPVSVFIRDSIKYGFCAFSPNKGTCNIVEIIEAQKIANMLDKECDIVIVSFHGGAEGADYQHVTRKTEEFYEENRGNVYEFAHKMIDAGADVVFGHGPHVTRAIDIYKNRFIIYSLGNFCTWRRFNLKGPNGIAPIIKIRVTNTGEFIDGKIFPVYQDGKNGTKIDELKRIIYKLQELNKTDFPELNILITDDGLISVCP from the coding sequence ATGAGAAATTGTCTCTTATTTATTTTTTCGTTTTATATTTTTTCTGGTTATTCCCAAGACAGTATTGATACAATAAATTCCTATAAATTACCCGATACAATATTATTAAAAACAGACACTATTGTTTTAATAAATAATATTATTCCACAATTAAAAGATACAATTAGTATTATTGGTGTTGGTGATATAATGTTTGGTACTAATTTCCCTTCTGATATTTATTTACCCCCGGAACATGATTGTTCTCCGTTATTAGAAGAATTAATTCCAATTTTACAAAATGCAGATATAACATTTGGAAATCTAGAAGGATGTTTTTCTGATACTGCCGAATTGGAAAAAAAGTGTAAGGATACTACAAAATGTTATGCATTCAGAATGCCAAATAAATTTATTAAATGTATAGAAGAAGCAGGTTTTGATATAATAAGTCTGGCTAATAATCATATTGGTGATTTTGGAGAAGAAGGAAAAAATAATACAATGAATTTATTAGATAGTTCAGGCATTTATTATGCCGGATTATTAACCCATCCTGTTTCTGTTTTTATAAGGGATAGTATTAAATATGGTTTTTGTGCATTTTCTCCGAATAAGGGAACTTGTAATATTGTAGAAATTATTGAAGCACAAAAAATTGCAAATATGCTTGATAAAGAATGTGATATTGTAATCGTTTCGTTTCATGGAGGAGCGGAAGGGGCAGACTATCAGCATGTAACAAGAAAAACAGAAGAATTTTACGAGGAGAATAGGGGAAATGTATATGAATTTGCACATAAAATGATAGATGCGGGAGCTGATGTAGTTTTTGGCCATGGGCCACACGTTACACGTGCAATAGATATTTATAAAAACCGGTTTATTATATATAGTTTGGGAAATTTTTGTACATGGAGAAGATTTAATCTGAAAGGTCCTAATGGAATTGCACCAATTATTAAGATAAGAGTTACAAATACCGGTGAGTTTATAGATGGAAAAATATTTCCTGTTTATCAGGATGGAAAAAACGGAACAAAAATAGATGAATTGAAACGAATAATTTATAAATTGCAGGAACTTAATAAGACAGATTTTCCGGAATTAAATATTTTAATTACCGATGATGGTTTAATTAGTGTTTGTCCATAA
- a CDS encoding M23 family metallopeptidase, whose protein sequence is MPKSKYKFDQESLSFNKVEVSFKYKFYKFLTYFFAIFVVAMILNFVLSYFIDFPKEKKLKREISYLLTRYELLNAKLDNISNVLADIQDRDDNIYRVIFEAEPIPNAMRTAGFGGVNRYKELEGYSNSEIIIATTKQLDKIKNQLYIQSKSYDEVIRLAKNKEKMWSCIPAIQPLSNKDIIRFASGFGYRIHPIYKTRRMHTGVDLTAPTGTNIYSTGDGVIIKAGYSRGGYGKRVIIDHGFGYKTLYGHMNKIDVKKGQKIKRGDVIGTIGNTGRSTAPHLHYEVRYKNKAVNPVNFYFNDLTPEEYDKMIEISSQPNQSFD, encoded by the coding sequence ATGCCTAAAAGTAAATATAAATTTGATCAGGAATCATTAAGTTTCAACAAGGTTGAGGTTAGTTTTAAATATAAATTTTATAAGTTTTTAACATATTTCTTTGCAATTTTTGTTGTAGCAATGATATTGAATTTTGTATTATCATATTTTATTGATTTTCCTAAGGAAAAAAAATTAAAAAGAGAAATAAGTTACCTTTTAACGAGATATGAACTACTTAATGCTAAGCTTGATAATATTAGTAATGTATTAGCAGATATTCAGGACAGAGATGATAATATTTATAGGGTAATTTTTGAGGCAGAACCTATTCCTAATGCAATGAGAACAGCCGGTTTTGGTGGTGTAAACAGGTATAAAGAATTGGAAGGTTATTCGAATTCGGAAATAATAATTGCAACTACAAAACAACTTGATAAAATAAAAAATCAATTATATATTCAATCAAAATCTTATGATGAAGTAATTAGACTTGCAAAAAATAAAGAAAAAATGTGGTCATGTATTCCTGCAATTCAGCCATTATCAAATAAAGATATTATTCGTTTTGCATCAGGTTTTGGTTACAGAATACATCCTATATATAAAACACGACGAATGCATACCGGAGTTGATTTAACTGCTCCTACAGGAACAAATATTTATTCTACAGGTGATGGTGTGATTATTAAAGCAGGATATTCACGAGGAGGATATGGTAAAAGAGTTATTATTGATCATGGATTTGGATATAAAACTTTATACGGTCATATGAATAAAATTGATGTTAAAAAAGGCCAAAAAATTAAAAGAGGAGATGTTATTGGTACAATAGGAAATACTGGTAGATCAACTGCTCCACACTTACATTATGAGGTAAGGTATAAAAATAAAGCTGTAAATCCGGTTAATTTTTATTTTAATGACCTTACACCTGAAGAATATGACAAGATGATTGAAATTTCTTCTCAACCTAATCAAAGTTTTGATTAG
- the alaS gene encoding alanine--tRNA ligase, producing MNGNQIRETFINYFKSENHQFVHSASMVLKNDPTLMFTNAGMNQFKDIFLNNTPAKYKRIVNSQKCLRVSGKHNDLEEVGHDTYHHTMFEMLGNWSFGDYFKEEAIDMAWELLINVFKIPHDRLYATIFEGSKEDNLELDKEAYDFWKKYLPENKIIHGSKKDNFWEMGNTGPCGPCSEIHIDIRDDKERKKTDGKNLVNKDHPEVIEIWNLVFIQYNRKANGILETLPMKHIDTGLGFERLCMVIQNKKSNYDTDIFQPLINELSKISNKKYGIDNETDIAMRVIADHLRAISFSIADGQLPSNNKAGYVIRRILRRAVRYGYTFLDLKNPFINKLVPVLINNMADAYPELNSQKELIIKVITEEEISFLRTLDTGIKLLDQIIDKTKKDNYKIVNGKLAFELYDTYGFPLDLTQLILKEHDLIVNKREFDNEMEKQKNRSRNAAIIDAHDWTIIFDDDIEEFVGYDYLESKIKITKYRKIKSKGNEFYQLVFNLTPFYAESGGQVGDTGYIEYDNEKISIIDTIKENNLHIHLSKTLPSDPTATFNAVVNKSNRNLIVNNHTATHLLHYALKKVLGDHVEQKGSLVHPDYLRFDFSHFQKITSDELNKIEKIVNKNIRENLTLEENRSIPIDKAIKMGAVALFGEKYGDTVRTIKFGDSIELCGGTHAKATGQIGYFKIISESAIAAGIRRIEAITADKSEELINNYSDILKNIKFLLKSPKDIEISIENLIKENASLNKTIELYNKEKIKSIKNELKNNIEDINGINLIYKKIDINSAESIKDMAFQLKSEVKNLFLIIGAEINNKAHLSIMISDNLTKEKNLNANSIIRQIAVEINGGGGGQPFFATAGGKNPKGIQKAIDKAKEFVCNI from the coding sequence ATGAATGGAAATCAAATAAGGGAAACTTTTATCAATTATTTCAAATCAGAAAATCATCAGTTTGTTCATTCAGCATCGATGGTACTTAAAAATGACCCTACACTTATGTTCACCAATGCAGGTATGAATCAATTTAAAGATATATTTTTAAATAATACCCCTGCTAAATATAAAAGAATTGTCAATTCTCAAAAGTGTTTAAGAGTTTCTGGAAAACATAATGACCTGGAAGAAGTCGGACATGATACATATCATCATACTATGTTTGAAATGCTCGGAAACTGGTCGTTTGGAGATTACTTTAAAGAAGAGGCTATTGATATGGCTTGGGAATTATTAATTAATGTTTTTAAAATTCCGCATGACAGATTATATGCAACAATATTTGAAGGAAGCAAAGAAGACAACTTAGAACTTGATAAAGAAGCCTATGATTTTTGGAAAAAATATCTCCCTGAAAACAAAATAATCCATGGTTCAAAAAAAGATAATTTTTGGGAAATGGGCAATACCGGACCATGTGGACCTTGTTCTGAAATACATATTGACATCAGAGATGATAAGGAAAGAAAAAAAACTGATGGTAAAAACCTTGTAAACAAAGACCATCCTGAAGTTATTGAAATCTGGAATCTTGTATTCATTCAATATAACCGAAAAGCTAACGGGATTTTAGAAACTTTACCCATGAAACATATTGATACAGGATTAGGATTTGAACGTTTGTGTATGGTTATACAAAATAAAAAATCAAATTATGATACGGATATATTTCAACCATTAATTAACGAATTAAGTAAAATTTCAAATAAAAAATATGGCATTGATAATGAAACAGATATAGCAATGCGTGTTATTGCTGACCATTTAAGAGCTATTTCTTTTTCAATTGCTGACGGTCAATTACCATCCAACAACAAAGCAGGATATGTAATTCGCCGAATATTACGCAGAGCAGTAAGATATGGATACACATTCCTTGATTTAAAAAACCCTTTTATTAATAAACTTGTGCCTGTTCTAATTAATAATATGGCTGATGCTTATCCTGAACTTAATTCACAAAAAGAACTTATAATTAAAGTTATAACCGAAGAAGAAATATCATTTCTAAGAACTTTAGATACAGGTATTAAATTGCTTGACCAGATAATTGATAAAACTAAAAAAGATAATTACAAAATTGTAAATGGTAAGCTTGCATTCGAACTTTATGACACTTATGGTTTCCCATTAGACCTTACCCAACTTATATTAAAAGAACACGATTTAATTGTTAATAAACGTGAATTTGATAATGAAATGGAAAAACAAAAAAACCGGTCACGAAATGCAGCTATCATTGATGCACACGACTGGACAATCATTTTTGATGATGATATTGAAGAATTTGTTGGATATGACTACTTAGAATCAAAAATAAAAATAACAAAGTATAGAAAAATCAAATCAAAGGGTAATGAATTTTATCAATTAGTATTTAATCTCACCCCATTTTATGCTGAAAGTGGCGGACAAGTAGGCGATACGGGATATATTGAATATGACAACGAAAAAATTTCTATTATTGATACTATAAAAGAAAACAATTTGCATATTCATTTATCAAAAACATTGCCTTCTGACCCAACTGCAACTTTTAATGCTGTTGTAAACAAGTCAAACAGAAATTTGATAGTAAATAATCATACTGCTACACATCTTTTACATTATGCCTTAAAAAAAGTTCTCGGAGATCATGTTGAGCAAAAAGGCTCGTTGGTTCATCCTGATTATTTAAGATTTGACTTTTCTCATTTTCAAAAAATTACTTCAGATGAATTAAATAAAATTGAAAAAATAGTTAATAAAAATATCCGTGAGAATCTCACTTTAGAAGAAAATCGTTCCATTCCTATTGACAAAGCAATAAAAATGGGCGCTGTTGCTCTTTTTGGAGAAAAATACGGAGATACTGTACGTACAATTAAATTTGGTGATTCTATCGAATTATGCGGAGGAACACATGCTAAGGCTACAGGACAAATCGGATACTTTAAAATCATATCAGAAAGTGCTATTGCTGCAGGAATACGTAGAATTGAAGCAATTACCGCTGATAAATCTGAAGAACTGATTAATAATTATTCAGATATATTAAAAAACATTAAATTTCTACTTAAAAGTCCAAAAGATATTGAAATAAGTATTGAAAATCTTATCAAAGAAAATGCTTCATTAAACAAAACGATTGAATTGTATAATAAAGAAAAAATTAAATCTATTAAAAACGAATTGAAAAATAACATAGAAGATATTAATGGAATAAATTTAATTTATAAAAAAATTGATATTAATAGTGCCGAATCAATAAAAGATATGGCATTTCAATTAAAATCTGAAGTAAAAAACCTTTTTCTAATTATTGGAGCTGAAATAAACAACAAAGCCCATTTATCTATTATGATATCAGATAATTTAACCAAAGAAAAGAACCTTAATGCAAACTCAATAATAAGGCAAATTGCTGTCGAAATAAACGGTGGTGGTGGTGGGCAACCATTTTTTGCCACTGCCGGTGGTAAAAACCCTAAAGGCATTCAAAAAGCTATTGATAAAGCAAAAGAATTTGTTTGTAATATATGA